The following proteins are encoded in a genomic region of Blastopirellula marina:
- a CDS encoding lipoyl domain-containing protein: MPREDLHPLVLPELGLTDILVRTSLWLVPRGSFVREGDRVLEVLAGEVTFDVTSPATGVLCHQSTEEDDIVNEGQILGHIRVGV; encoded by the coding sequence ATGCCGCGCGAAGACTTACATCCCCTCGTTTTGCCCGAATTAGGCCTGACCGACATCCTGGTCCGCACCAGTTTGTGGCTCGTGCCGCGTGGTTCATTCGTTCGCGAGGGAGATCGCGTTCTGGAGGTGCTGGCAGGAGAAGTCACCTTTGATGTGACCTCCCCGGCGACTGGCGTCCTGTGCCATCAAAGCACGGAAGAAGACGACATTGTGAACGAGGGTCAGATCCTCGGTCATATTCGTGTCGGCGTATAG
- the rpiB gene encoding ribose 5-phosphate isomerase B, producing MKIAIASDHAGYHYKTFIIDHLKSLGHEVVDFGTDSDESCDYPDFIIPAAKAVSHGECERGIVLGGSGNGEAIAANRIQGIRCALTWNVETAKLGRQHNKANMISIGERMTAEADVLPIVDAWLTTDFDGGRHERRIEKIDILSKD from the coding sequence ATGAAGATCGCTATCGCCTCGGACCATGCCGGGTATCACTACAAGACCTTCATCATCGACCATCTGAAGTCATTAGGGCACGAAGTGGTCGATTTTGGAACCGACTCGGACGAGTCGTGTGATTATCCCGACTTCATCATCCCTGCCGCTAAGGCCGTATCGCATGGCGAATGCGAACGCGGGATTGTCTTGGGTGGATCTGGGAATGGGGAGGCGATCGCCGCAAATCGAATCCAAGGCATCCGTTGCGCTTTGACCTGGAATGTCGAGACGGCCAAGCTAGGTCGCCAACACAACAAAGCCAACATGATCTCGATTGGCGAGCGCATGACCGCTGAAGCCGATGTGCTGCCGATCGTCGATGCTTGGCTGACAACCGATTTCGATGGTGGCCGACACGAGCGACGGATCGAGAAGATCGATATCTTGTCGAAAGACTAG
- a CDS encoding glycosyltransferase family 2 protein, giving the protein MKSPEQALIALPVYNEAATIHAVLDQVVGYGHPVLVVNDGSTDDTLKLLEQRDDITVITHENNSGYGAALLTAFAYAREQKFDVVVTMDCDGQHEPQLIPKFIKACRSADIVSGSRYLKQFPGQSQPPAQRLFINRRVTSELNRLLGFQLTDAFCGFKAYRVEALAKLDVTETGYAMPLELWVEAAKAGLNIVELPVPLIYLDENRSFGGALDDGGTRLNYYHFVLDRSLARSGLTKAGVHALASC; this is encoded by the coding sequence ATGAAATCACCTGAGCAGGCCCTTATCGCTCTTCCTGTCTACAACGAGGCTGCGACAATCCACGCGGTGCTGGATCAAGTGGTGGGATATGGGCATCCGGTTCTGGTGGTCAATGATGGTTCGACCGACGACACTCTGAAGCTCCTCGAACAACGTGACGATATCACGGTCATCACGCACGAGAACAACTCGGGCTATGGAGCCGCGTTGTTAACCGCATTTGCCTATGCCCGCGAGCAGAAGTTTGATGTCGTTGTGACCATGGATTGCGACGGACAACACGAACCGCAATTGATTCCGAAGTTCATCAAGGCGTGTCGCTCGGCTGACATCGTTTCGGGGAGCCGCTATCTCAAGCAGTTCCCTGGCCAAAGCCAGCCACCGGCGCAGCGGTTATTTATCAATCGTCGTGTTACCTCTGAGCTGAATCGTTTGCTGGGGTTTCAATTGACCGACGCGTTTTGCGGATTCAAAGCGTATCGAGTTGAAGCACTTGCCAAGCTCGACGTGACCGAGACCGGCTATGCGATGCCACTTGAGTTGTGGGTGGAAGCCGCCAAGGCGGGGCTCAACATTGTTGAGTTACCGGTTCCATTGATCTATCTCGACGAAAACCGATCGTTTGGTGGGGCACTCGACGACGGGGGTACCCGCTTAAACTATTATCATTTTGTGTTGGATCGCAGTTTGGCACGAAGCGGTTTGACCAAGGCTGGCGTGCACGCGCTGGCATCTTGCTAA
- a CDS encoding Nif3-like dinuclear metal center hexameric protein has translation MADPLKLNAVCEFLERFAPSQLAESWDNVGLLIGDRDQVVEGVVTCLTVTPEVVDEAIEADADLIVTHHPMPFRAVKRITSSDTVGQMLLKLIKHGIAVYSPHTAFDSCAEGINFQLAKAMGLSDIQPLIPVDLLGVSGPTSQVGTGRWGTLESKNTPLATVAEKAKQATKASMVKVVGRSTAEIKTIAIGCGSAGELLTSTIEKKLDCLILGETSFHTCLEAKAQNIALILVGHYASERFAVEQLASVLGSAFPTANVWCSRKDVDPVHFA, from the coding sequence GTGGCCGATCCACTTAAGTTGAATGCCGTTTGTGAGTTCCTAGAACGCTTTGCGCCAAGCCAACTTGCCGAGTCCTGGGATAACGTGGGCTTGCTGATCGGCGATCGAGATCAAGTTGTTGAGGGGGTGGTGACCTGTTTAACGGTGACCCCAGAAGTGGTCGACGAGGCAATTGAAGCAGACGCTGACTTAATTGTGACACATCATCCGATGCCATTCCGGGCGGTCAAACGAATTACTTCGTCCGATACCGTCGGACAAATGCTTCTCAAGCTGATCAAGCATGGCATCGCTGTTTACAGTCCTCACACGGCTTTCGATTCGTGTGCCGAGGGGATCAACTTTCAATTGGCGAAAGCGATGGGGCTGAGCGACATACAGCCATTGATCCCGGTCGATCTGCTGGGAGTCTCCGGGCCAACGTCTCAGGTGGGAACCGGACGCTGGGGAACGTTGGAATCGAAAAATACACCCCTGGCGACGGTGGCCGAGAAAGCTAAGCAGGCAACCAAGGCGTCGATGGTCAAAGTGGTAGGGCGATCCACTGCCGAAATCAAAACAATTGCGATTGGTTGCGGTTCGGCAGGCGAGCTACTTACTTCCACCATTGAAAAGAAACTGGATTGCTTGATCCTCGGAGAGACTAGTTTTCATACCTGCCTGGAAGCAAAGGCTCAAAATATCGCGTTGATTCTCGTTGGTCATTATGCCAGCGAGCGATTTGCGGTTGAGCAGTTGGCATCGGTCCTGGGCAGTGCCTTCCCGACAGCAAATGTCTGGTGCAGTCGAAAGGACGTCGATCCCGTTCACTTCGCGTAA
- a CDS encoding sugar phosphate isomerase/epimerase family protein, which translates to MIRLSVQLRSLRLPFRQALQTAGELGADGVEIDLRNELRPEELTQTGIRHLKKILSDYNLKIASVRFPTRRGYNVLEDLDRRVAATKAAMTSAYQLGAKVLCNHIGGIDENLEAETNTRLVEVLHDLARHADSCGVTFAATTGQVDGPILKMFLDQLPEGALGVDFDPGALIINGFSADESYQAIAKYVVHVRGKDGVKDLARGRGIEVPLGRGTVDFQMLIAMLEEARYKGYITVQRDHPENPVQEVADGLAYLRNIQVP; encoded by the coding sequence ATGATTCGACTAAGCGTTCAACTTCGAAGTCTTCGTCTTCCCTTTCGTCAGGCCCTGCAGACTGCCGGCGAGTTAGGAGCCGATGGGGTCGAGATCGATCTGCGAAACGAACTGCGTCCAGAGGAACTCACTCAAACTGGGATTCGGCATCTCAAGAAGATCCTTAGCGACTACAACTTGAAAATCGCCTCGGTGCGTTTCCCAACCCGTCGCGGATACAACGTGTTGGAAGATCTCGATCGCCGCGTCGCCGCCACGAAAGCCGCGATGACCTCAGCCTACCAGCTGGGTGCGAAGGTCCTGTGCAACCACATCGGTGGTATCGATGAAAACCTGGAAGCAGAAACGAACACGCGCCTTGTCGAAGTCCTTCACGACTTAGCGCGCCACGCTGATTCATGCGGAGTGACGTTCGCGGCAACCACTGGGCAAGTCGATGGGCCGATTTTAAAGATGTTCCTCGACCAACTTCCGGAAGGAGCACTTGGCGTCGATTTCGATCCTGGGGCCTTGATCATTAACGGCTTCTCCGCCGATGAATCATATCAAGCGATAGCAAAATACGTGGTCCACGTCCGCGGTAAAGATGGTGTGAAAGATCTTGCCCGGGGACGCGGTATCGAGGTCCCCTTAGGACGCGGAACGGTCGACTTCCAAATGCTGATCGCCATGCTGGAAGAAGCTCGTTACAAGGGATACATAACGGTTCAACGCGATCATCCTGAGAATCCTGTACAAGAAGTCGCCGACGGATTGGCATATTTGCGAAATATTCAGGTTCCATGA
- a CDS encoding 16S rRNA (uracil(1498)-N(3))-methyltransferase, with protein MSERFFLEQPPIGDEVTFAEAESQHLAKVMRAQIGDVVVGFDGSGSEYQIELTSVGKKKVIGSVRQKEEVSREAARKLTLAVALPKGDRQRWLVEKGVELGVNRMIPLITERGVAQPVEKAIERLRRAVIEASKQCERNHLMTVEEGQTLDDVLAAKPTCALVLHPSGEPVNLEVVQKVDEVLALIGPEGGFSDAEVAKAAEAGCHVVSLGKRILRVETAALAIASLTTLSE; from the coding sequence ATGTCCGAACGATTTTTTCTGGAACAACCTCCCATCGGCGATGAAGTCACGTTCGCCGAGGCAGAATCACAGCATCTGGCCAAGGTGATGCGCGCTCAGATTGGTGATGTTGTCGTTGGGTTTGATGGCAGCGGCAGCGAGTATCAGATTGAGCTGACCTCGGTTGGCAAGAAAAAAGTTATCGGGTCGGTTCGGCAGAAAGAGGAAGTCTCGCGGGAGGCAGCGCGAAAGCTAACACTCGCGGTTGCCCTACCGAAGGGAGATCGCCAACGTTGGTTGGTGGAAAAGGGAGTCGAGCTTGGTGTGAATCGCATGATTCCCCTAATCACCGAACGTGGAGTCGCCCAGCCAGTCGAAAAGGCGATCGAACGTCTCCGTCGGGCGGTGATTGAAGCGAGCAAACAGTGTGAGCGTAATCACCTGATGACGGTCGAAGAGGGGCAGACTTTAGATGACGTGTTGGCCGCCAAGCCGACGTGCGCACTGGTGCTGCATCCCAGCGGTGAGCCTGTGAACCTGGAAGTTGTTCAGAAAGTGGACGAGGTCCTCGCCCTCATCGGACCGGAGGGGGGCTTCAGCGACGCCGAGGTTGCCAAGGCCGCGGAAGCCGGATGCCACGTCGTTTCGCTCGGCAAGCGAATTTTACGCGTCGAAACCGCCGCGCTCGCGATCGCCAGTTTGACGACACTATCTGAGTAG
- a CDS encoding AAA family ATPase codes for MSPFFESPAYQEAVARLEYALQRHDRVAVLTGAVGSGKTTLLEKWTGQLRRGGAIVAHLRTPGTFEHDFLWDLAIQLKANVGLATTPPELWFEIREQLTAFTLEQRPIVVVVDHVEEISRETADILLTLARLHCGSETEATLILSVDSQHLQTFDTRLLKLADLKIELEAWNSDDIAKFTEAYQAAHPEAQLTLDSAAIEAVSRYSDGLPRVISQILDLSRLALAASESTSVTPETVEAIREELL; via the coding sequence ATGAGTCCTTTTTTCGAAAGCCCTGCCTACCAGGAAGCCGTCGCTCGGCTCGAGTACGCCCTACAGCGTCACGACCGCGTTGCGGTTTTGACCGGCGCGGTCGGCAGTGGCAAGACTACGCTCCTGGAAAAGTGGACTGGCCAACTTCGCCGCGGCGGGGCAATCGTCGCGCATCTTCGCACGCCAGGAACCTTCGAACACGACTTTCTATGGGACTTGGCGATTCAACTGAAAGCCAACGTCGGCTTGGCGACCACACCACCCGAGCTTTGGTTTGAGATCCGCGAGCAGTTAACGGCTTTTACGCTTGAGCAGCGGCCAATCGTGGTGGTGGTGGATCATGTCGAAGAAATCTCCCGTGAAACGGCCGATATTCTGCTGACACTGGCCCGGCTTCACTGCGGTAGCGAAACCGAGGCGACGCTGATTCTCTCGGTCGATTCTCAACACCTGCAGACGTTCGATACGCGACTTTTGAAGCTCGCCGACCTGAAAATCGAACTGGAAGCGTGGAATAGCGACGATATCGCCAAGTTCACCGAAGCCTATCAGGCAGCCCATCCAGAGGCCCAGTTGACGCTTGATTCCGCAGCGATTGAAGCCGTCTCGCGCTATTCGGACGGCTTACCGCGTGTCATCTCGCAGATCCTCGATCTTTCGCGTCTGGCCCTGGCAGCGAGCGAATCGACGTCGGTCACCCCGGAAACCGTCGAAGCGATTCGTGAAGAACTTCTGTAA
- a CDS encoding DUF6677 family protein, giving the protein MSNETGSAQPPSDQDPFAPVAIDLKNPSTAVFLAWLIPGAGHLYQGRRGKGILFLVCILSIYFLGLSMGGGRVVYAKWDSAEKRLPLLCQLGVGLPTLPAFAQAYLVKNHKQPMEFLGTRLMAPPLDKEENASLHRKYGYLFEMGTLYTMIAGLLNVLVIYDAGAGPVWMLPDSEKKKRAKDKDDESESASESNKQDPAASVSAS; this is encoded by the coding sequence ATGTCCAACGAAACCGGGTCCGCTCAACCACCCTCGGACCAAGATCCTTTTGCTCCCGTCGCTATCGACCTGAAGAATCCCTCGACGGCCGTGTTCCTGGCTTGGTTGATTCCCGGTGCCGGACACTTGTACCAGGGTCGCCGCGGGAAAGGCATTCTATTCCTGGTTTGCATCCTCTCGATTTACTTCCTCGGATTATCGATGGGGGGTGGCCGAGTGGTCTATGCGAAGTGGGACAGCGCGGAGAAGCGGCTTCCTCTTCTTTGCCAGTTAGGCGTCGGCCTCCCAACGCTACCAGCGTTTGCTCAAGCATACCTTGTAAAGAATCACAAACAGCCGATGGAGTTCTTAGGAACCCGCTTGATGGCGCCTCCACTCGACAAGGAAGAGAACGCCAGTTTGCATCGCAAGTACGGTTACCTCTTCGAGATGGGTACGTTGTACACCATGATCGCCGGACTGCTAAACGTGCTGGTCATCTACGATGCTGGAGCCGGCCCCGTGTGGATGCTTCCTGACTCGGAGAAGAAGAAGCGAGCCAAAGACAAGGACGACGAATCAGAGTCGGCATCCGAGTCCAACAAACAAGATCCCGCCGCGAGCGTTTCCGCCAGCTAA
- a CDS encoding penicillin acylase family protein has translation MEFSRLTRDITIERDDAGVPHITASTLDDALYGLGYMHATDRLTQILFARAIASGRAAESIAARDELLETDRFFRRIGLHRNQPREREYWPEDVQRQVDHYCAGVNDGMKATGGTWPMWAIGFEAAAWDPTSVLYIGNLLSFGGLAVSQLENERIVIALIQAGGDEGALRELFPGRLEHVDFEILRQARGVKKLSDEALEVLMDLPRLAGSNAWVVSGKLSQSGSPILSSDPHLETNRLPAIWYEAVMRWNGNYAIGATLPGCPLVAVGRTKRVSWGVTYMKGDTTDFFIEDCRKAEEGKWQYRREDAWYDFQVRDEVIGAKGKPSATMRVLENPQGALEVDPEESGDGYYLSLAWTGMQPRSGMAIASWLQMLSAENATEALDVAKGCPQPTLCWVVADVEGNIGMQGNGRFPRRRNGFSGLGPVAAWDARNHWQGVVPADQLPRIYNPECGFIATANEDINEPNRPKLVSQTLPSYRKRRIVEVLEAACEVTIEDMQTLQYDLVSLQAREILPILLPYAPQVLRDKLEDWDYRFDPDSTEAVLFQRFYRNTLLEIFGHERGMGPKRTLYLVTRAGFSSMIIAACDEILKKDLSLWWQTRDKGEMIRTAGEKALLEKEVTWGQFNSFHFTDRFFGGGHVGRLLGFDSPEYPMPGCHATVFQGHVLQTATRESTFAPSYHFVTDMATDLAWTNMPGGPSESRFSRYYKSDVPLWLDGDYKKLAPKFETSPTDPPEESPQTPLP, from the coding sequence ATGGAATTCTCCCGGTTAACAAGAGACATCACCATCGAGCGTGACGACGCTGGTGTTCCGCACATTACGGCCAGCACGCTTGATGACGCGTTATATGGCCTCGGTTACATGCATGCAACCGACCGGCTGACTCAGATTTTATTCGCCCGGGCCATCGCTTCTGGTCGAGCAGCTGAATCGATCGCCGCTCGCGATGAGCTTTTAGAGACCGATCGCTTCTTTCGACGAATCGGCTTACATCGCAATCAGCCGCGGGAACGTGAGTACTGGCCTGAGGACGTTCAGCGTCAAGTCGATCACTACTGCGCAGGCGTCAACGATGGGATGAAAGCGACCGGCGGTACTTGGCCGATGTGGGCGATTGGCTTCGAAGCAGCGGCTTGGGATCCGACCTCGGTGCTCTACATTGGCAACCTGCTCAGCTTTGGTGGTTTGGCGGTTAGCCAGTTGGAAAACGAGCGAATCGTGATCGCGTTGATTCAAGCTGGCGGCGATGAAGGAGCCCTCCGCGAACTTTTTCCTGGCCGACTGGAGCATGTTGATTTTGAAATCTTGCGGCAAGCTCGCGGAGTGAAGAAGCTTTCCGATGAAGCGCTCGAGGTGCTGATGGACCTGCCTCGTCTGGCGGGGAGCAATGCGTGGGTTGTTTCCGGTAAGCTCTCGCAGAGTGGTAGCCCGATCTTGTCTTCCGATCCGCATCTCGAGACGAACCGTTTGCCGGCAATCTGGTACGAGGCCGTAATGCGGTGGAACGGCAACTACGCGATCGGCGCGACCTTGCCTGGTTGTCCGTTGGTTGCGGTGGGACGTACCAAGAGAGTGAGCTGGGGTGTGACCTACATGAAAGGGGACACCACGGACTTCTTCATCGAAGACTGCCGCAAGGCGGAAGAAGGTAAGTGGCAATATCGTCGCGAGGACGCGTGGTATGACTTTCAAGTTCGAGATGAAGTCATCGGCGCTAAGGGAAAGCCCTCTGCCACGATGCGAGTGTTGGAGAATCCGCAAGGCGCGTTGGAAGTCGATCCGGAAGAGTCTGGCGACGGCTATTACTTGAGCCTGGCTTGGACTGGGATGCAGCCGCGATCCGGAATGGCAATCGCCTCGTGGCTGCAAATGCTTTCGGCCGAGAATGCAACCGAGGCGTTGGATGTGGCCAAAGGTTGTCCGCAGCCGACCTTGTGCTGGGTAGTTGCTGACGTCGAAGGCAATATCGGGATGCAAGGTAACGGCCGATTTCCGCGTCGCCGAAATGGCTTCTCTGGTCTCGGTCCGGTAGCGGCGTGGGATGCGCGGAATCACTGGCAAGGGGTTGTTCCTGCGGATCAGCTTCCACGGATCTACAACCCGGAGTGTGGTTTCATCGCCACGGCCAACGAAGATATCAACGAGCCTAACCGACCGAAGTTGGTCAGTCAGACATTGCCCAGCTATCGTAAGCGTCGTATCGTCGAGGTGCTTGAGGCCGCATGTGAAGTCACGATCGAGGACATGCAGACGCTGCAATACGATCTGGTGAGTCTTCAGGCACGCGAGATCCTGCCGATCCTGTTGCCGTACGCTCCGCAGGTTCTGCGCGACAAGCTCGAAGATTGGGATTATCGCTTCGACCCTGATAGTACCGAAGCGGTCTTGTTTCAGCGGTTTTACCGAAACACGCTGCTGGAAATCTTCGGACACGAACGTGGCATGGGACCCAAGCGGACGCTTTACCTGGTGACGCGTGCTGGCTTCTCAAGCATGATCATCGCGGCGTGCGACGAGATCTTGAAGAAGGATCTCTCCTTGTGGTGGCAGACGCGTGACAAGGGGGAGATGATTCGGACGGCAGGCGAGAAAGCACTGCTCGAAAAAGAAGTGACTTGGGGGCAATTCAATAGCTTCCACTTCACCGACCGCTTCTTCGGCGGCGGGCATGTTGGGCGCCTGCTTGGTTTTGATAGCCCTGAATACCCCATGCCCGGCTGTCATGCCACGGTGTTTCAAGGGCACGTGTTGCAGACGGCGACGCGTGAATCGACCTTCGCGCCGAGTTACCATTTCGTGACCGACATGGCGACCGACTTGGCTTGGACAAACATGCCAGGGGGACCGAGCGAGAGTCGGTTCTCGCGATACTATAAGAGCGACGTTCCGCTGTGGCTGGACGGCGACTATAAGAAGCTGGCCCCGAAATTCGAGACTAGCCCCACAGACCCGCCAGAAGAATCACCACAAACACCACTCCCATAA
- a CDS encoding carbohydrate ABC transporter permease — MDDPADTSHPPAIASQQRQRGLRQWFTAVSFASPWLVGLLALFVYPFLVSLYWSFCQYDLINPPHLIGLENYQQLGTELASGTGIGKALWNTSYYALISVPLSIVVGVGLAALLSCEIRGQSIFRTLFYLPSVIPVVASSILWMWLLNPADGLVNSILGSLGLWQPQWFASPDEFFSPHTFTASAWSNNSAPVGSKDALILMSLWGMGNFMVIYLAAIGDIPKSLYEAARLDGAGPLRRFWNVTLPLLTPIIFFNLVMGLIQSVQAFTQIYIVSEGRGAPADSTLMLSLHLFLSAFQHLDMGYASAVAWLLFVLLGMATWFLFTTSRHWVYEGLR, encoded by the coding sequence TTGGACGACCCAGCGGACACTTCCCACCCGCCAGCAATCGCGTCGCAGCAACGACAGCGCGGGCTACGCCAGTGGTTTACCGCCGTCAGCTTCGCCAGCCCCTGGCTAGTGGGACTCTTGGCACTGTTTGTCTATCCATTCTTGGTGTCGCTGTATTGGAGTTTCTGCCAGTACGACCTGATTAACCCACCTCACCTGATCGGGCTAGAGAACTACCAGCAACTTGGTACCGAACTTGCCTCAGGCACAGGGATTGGCAAAGCACTTTGGAATACGAGCTATTACGCCCTAATTTCCGTTCCGCTTTCGATTGTGGTCGGCGTCGGTCTGGCAGCACTTTTGTCGTGCGAGATCCGTGGGCAATCGATCTTTAGGACGTTGTTCTACCTGCCATCGGTTATCCCAGTGGTGGCTTCCAGTATTCTTTGGATGTGGCTTCTCAATCCGGCAGACGGCTTGGTGAACTCAATCCTCGGCTCGCTCGGTCTTTGGCAGCCGCAATGGTTCGCTTCGCCCGACGAGTTTTTCTCACCACATACCTTCACTGCCTCGGCTTGGTCGAATAATTCGGCGCCGGTCGGCTCGAAGGACGCCCTGATCCTAATGAGCTTGTGGGGCATGGGCAACTTCATGGTGATTTACCTGGCAGCGATCGGCGACATCCCGAAATCGCTTTACGAAGCGGCTCGCCTCGATGGTGCCGGTCCCCTGCGTAGATTCTGGAATGTCACGCTCCCGCTGCTTACACCGATCATCTTCTTCAATCTGGTGATGGGCCTAATCCAATCTGTCCAGGCATTCACACAGATCTATATCGTGAGCGAAGGGCGCGGTGCCCCGGCAGACTCGACGTTGATGCTCAGTCTGCATTTGTTCCTCAGCGCATTTCAGCACTTGGATATGGGATACGCGTCGGCCGTCGCTTGGCTGCTGTTCGTGCTGTTGGGAATGGCGACCTGGTTCCTGTTTACCACCTCGCGACATTGGGTTTACGAGGGGTTACGCTGA
- a CDS encoding extracellular solute-binding protein — translation MTSNSVRGWLALAMLCVIVIGLLLSQRYLTATDHAVPDDREEVVFWHFWGGADRAIVEDVAQRFNQSQEEYFVRPIAMPGNNLDLKFFLSVTGGDPPDLLNIDDPVIADWGHRGAILALDEVASEEEVQRLATWLFPAARRLVTYNDRMYGVPNGLDIRALYYNQTMLDRYELAAPTSISDLDHIATTIAPPDQKTPYEHHGYLPDSRRIWAWGPVFGGQFYNAKNGQVTLTSPEIEAALAWMTSYRDRYGPSEIARFRHGDQSLPGKTFPLFAERYAVVMDGQWRVRDIRAFQKSQREKGEPVTRFGVAPLPPPPGGKPNAGWVNGNNFVIPRGAKSSRGAWEFIKFWCGFDGHEPQAAETCVSGGWIPVSQAVVDQPTFAQFLEEEPLFQNFIDLAGSQNQYPVPVIPGAPFFNNEVKNVSEAAMASPTKPDLARMLEDAQERIQLHIDRAGNR, via the coding sequence ATGACAAGCAATTCCGTCCGCGGCTGGTTGGCGCTCGCGATGCTGTGCGTGATTGTAATCGGGCTGCTCCTTTCCCAACGTTACCTGACGGCGACCGACCATGCGGTGCCCGACGACCGTGAAGAAGTGGTCTTCTGGCACTTCTGGGGCGGTGCTGATCGCGCCATCGTGGAAGACGTTGCCCAACGTTTCAACCAGTCGCAAGAAGAATACTTTGTTCGCCCGATCGCGATGCCGGGGAACAACCTCGACCTGAAATTCTTTCTCAGCGTTACTGGTGGTGATCCGCCTGATCTCTTGAACATTGACGACCCAGTCATTGCCGACTGGGGACATCGCGGTGCGATCTTGGCTCTGGACGAGGTGGCGAGCGAGGAGGAGGTACAGCGTCTCGCCACGTGGTTATTTCCAGCCGCACGACGGCTGGTGACCTACAACGATCGCATGTACGGTGTTCCCAATGGACTCGATATTCGAGCACTCTACTACAACCAAACCATGTTAGATCGTTACGAGCTCGCCGCACCGACATCGATCAGCGATCTCGACCACATCGCCACCACGATCGCTCCGCCAGATCAGAAGACACCGTACGAACATCACGGGTACTTGCCCGATTCACGTCGAATTTGGGCGTGGGGGCCGGTCTTCGGTGGGCAATTCTACAATGCAAAAAATGGACAAGTAACGCTCACCTCACCTGAAATTGAAGCTGCGTTGGCTTGGATGACCAGCTATCGAGATCGCTACGGTCCTTCGGAAATCGCTCGTTTCCGGCATGGTGATCAATCGCTCCCAGGCAAAACATTTCCTCTATTTGCCGAGCGATATGCCGTGGTCATGGATGGTCAGTGGCGAGTTCGCGATATCCGTGCGTTTCAAAAATCGCAACGCGAAAAAGGGGAGCCGGTCACGCGGTTCGGAGTCGCTCCTTTGCCGCCGCCTCCCGGTGGCAAACCCAATGCAGGTTGGGTAAACGGCAATAATTTTGTGATTCCCCGTGGAGCAAAGAGTTCTCGTGGTGCTTGGGAGTTCATCAAGTTCTGGTGTGGCTTTGACGGTCACGAACCACAAGCAGCGGAAACCTGTGTGTCCGGGGGCTGGATTCCCGTTTCCCAGGCGGTGGTCGATCAACCGACGTTTGCTCAATTTCTAGAAGAAGAACCTTTGTTTCAAAACTTCATTGACCTAGCTGGCAGTCAGAACCAGTATCCGGTACCGGTTATTCCAGGAGCACCTTTCTTCAACAACGAAGTGAAGAATGTCTCCGAAGCGGCCATGGCTAGCCCAACAAAGCCAGACCTTGCCCGGATGCTGGAAGACGCTCAGGAGCGGATTCAGTTGCACATCGATCGAGCAGGGAACCGTTAA
- a CDS encoding carbohydrate ABC transporter permease, translating into MNRLQKSTVYALLIFFAAIYSMPLLVMLSGSLKSPTEIQVAPNRLIPETWHWENYATAIQSMPFWQYLSNTLTLCLGTVIGTVISCSMAAYAFAKLKWWGRDKLFAVLIGTMLLPWHVTMIPRFLLLREVGLYNTLGALILPTFLGDAFSIFLLRQFFRTIPEDISEAARIDGLSEWGIYWRVIMPMSVPALVTVGLFQFVAAWNDFSGPLLFLSNKDRFPLAYGLEQFVSSYADQTHLLLAAATLFTLPVVVLFFFAQKTFLKGIATTGLKD; encoded by the coding sequence ATGAATCGCCTGCAGAAATCGACTGTTTATGCCCTGCTGATCTTCTTTGCAGCGATCTACAGTATGCCGCTGTTGGTGATGCTGTCGGGTTCGCTGAAGTCGCCCACAGAAATCCAAGTGGCCCCGAATCGTTTGATCCCGGAAACGTGGCATTGGGAGAACTACGCCACGGCGATTCAGTCGATGCCGTTCTGGCAGTACCTGAGCAATACGCTGACGCTTTGCCTTGGTACGGTCATCGGCACCGTGATCTCCTGCTCGATGGCGGCCTATGCATTTGCCAAGCTGAAATGGTGGGGACGGGACAAACTCTTTGCCGTGCTGATTGGAACCATGCTGCTACCCTGGCACGTGACCATGATTCCCCGCTTCTTGCTACTCCGTGAAGTTGGGCTCTACAACACCCTTGGGGCGTTGATACTGCCGACATTTTTGGGGGATGCCTTCTCAATTTTTCTCTTGCGGCAGTTCTTTCGCACGATCCCAGAAGATATCAGCGAAGCGGCCCGTATCGATGGATTGTCGGAATGGGGCATCTATTGGCGCGTGATCATGCCCATGTCGGTCCCGGCGCTGGTCACCGTCGGACTGTTTCAATTCGTTGCAGCCTGGAATGACTTCAGCGGTCCGCTTTTGTTTTTGAGCAATAAAGATCGTTTTCCGTTGGCGTACGGGCTCGAGCAGTTTGTCAGCTCGTATGCTGACCAGACCCACCTTTTATTAGCGGCGGCAACGCTATTTACTTTGCCGGTTGTGGTGCTGTTCTTCTTCGCGCAGAAGACCTTCCTCAAGGGAATCGCCACCACGGGTCTAAAAGACTAG